The genomic region aacaaacCAACTTCATTGGAAAGAGAATTAGAAGCACTGAACATTCCATGTCTTGATCAAGCGCATCATGATTTTTTAGCCAAGCCATTTATTGAGACAGAGGCTAAGACTTTTCTATTCTCGATGGATAATAATAAATCGCCAGGTCCAGATGATTTTCTGCCGAAATTTTATCGCTTTTTTGGAATGATATTGGGTCATCTTTACCCCCAAGCAATACTAACTTTCCTGAATCATGGATACGTTCTAAAATAATGGAATCGCACTAATATTGTTTTAATCCCAAAGGTTGATAATCCTGAACATATTTTTAAATTCAGGCCAATCAGCTTATGTAAGGTCATCTACCGGATAGCCACAAAATGCATATGCTAATCGTCTAAAAAAGGTTATGCCTTCCATTATTAGTCATAACCAGCAGGCGTTCATGTCAGGTTGCTTAATTTCTGATGGATGCTTGCTTGCCCGCGAGATCATGAACTTTATTACAACTAGAGGCACAACGTGTTATGCAGCTTTAAAACTGGATATGAACAAGGCTTTTGATCGAGTCTCTTGGGAATTCATTCTCTCATTGCTGGACAAATTTGAATTCTCAAAGGCGTTGAGATTATTAATTCAGCAGTGTATTACGACTGTTTCATACCATATCTTGATAAATGGAGAACCATCTGATATCATTTATCCATCTTGTGGAATTCTTCAAGGTGATCCTATATCACCGTACATATTTATTATGTGCATGGAAGTACTGTCACCAAGAACTCCATTGAAGTTGTTGAAGAATGAACGAGTAGAAGATGAAGATTAGAGTACAATAGAAGAATATAGAACGTATTGTGTATGGTACTTAGGACGATTGATGTaacaatattgagagaattttgaTGAATGATATTTTTGATTATTAATTTGTTATCTTACAATGAGCTAGGTTGTTAGTATTTATAACAACTTTTGACTTCTTCTAACTAACCTTAGGAGTTAGTTAATTGACAACTCTAGTTAGTTAGCAACTAACTTTTAACTATAGCTAACTAACTCTAATAACCAATATCCCCTCGTTAAGCGGGACTGGTGTGAAACAACAGACCAAGCTTAGATGATAAGAACATATGTTATGCAGCTCCTAAAGGTTTAGTCATAATGTCAGCCAATTGCATCCCAATCCTGACATGCTTTGTAATGAGAAAACCTTGGTCCTGTTTATCCCTGACGAAGTGACAGTCAATGCCGAGATGCTTCGTCCTCTCGTGGAAGACAGGATTCTCTGAAATGTGCAAAGCAGCTTTATTGTCACAATATAGACTAATAGGCTGAGGCACTGCAACACCCAGATCTTGCAACAAGGCATGTAACCAAACCAATTCAAAGGCTGTGTAAGAAACACTCCTATATTCAGACTCTGCTGAACTTGTACTCACAGTAGCCTGTTTTTTAGTCTTCcatgaaactaaagattgacCTAACAATATGCAATAACCACTCAAGGATCTGCAAGAGAAGGCACACTGTCCCGAATCAGCATCACTGTAAGCTGTGATCTGATACTGTGGGTGTGCAACATAGAATAAACCAGTATTTATGGTTCCTCTTAAATACTTGACAACGTGCAAAGCAGCCTGCATGTGTGGCATTCTTGGCTGACTCACAAATTGGCTGAGATGCTGAATGCTATAAGATATGTCAGGTCTTGACATATTCAGATAAAGTAATCTCCCAATAAGCCTTCTGTATTGCTCAGGATTCTCCAATAATTCTCCCTGATCAATGGATAGCTTTAAGCCTTCCTGCATTGGGAATTTTGCAGGGGGTACAATTTTCCATTTGTAAATCTTGTAGAATGTCCATTATATACTTTCTTTGATTTATCATTAAACCATTCTCATTTCTGGATATTTCCAGACCAAGGAAATATCTCATCTCACCCAAATCCTTGGTAGAGAAAGCTGTATGAAGTGCAACTTTAACCTTCTCAATCTCAGTAATGGATGTCCCAGTTAATAGAACATCATCCACATACACCAATATAGCAGTAAAGGAGCCATCTTGGGCATCTCTCTTTGCGAATAAGGAATAGTCATGCTTAGATTGCTCATAACCCAAACCTTGAAGAAACTTTGTCAATTCCTTGTTCCATTGCCTTGATGCTTGTTTCAAGCCATACAAGGACCTTTTCAATTTACAAACCATACCTTTCCCCATGTCATAACCATCTGGTGGCTTCATATAAACTTCCTCGTCCAAAAAGCCATATAAGAAGGCATTGTTAATGTCCAACTGAAACAATGGCCACTTCTTAGCTGCTGCAAGTGCCAACAGAATTCTCACTGTGGTGAACTTAGCTACTGGAGAAAACGTGTGCTTATAATCCTTGTCCTTGACCTGATTGAAGCCCTTAGCCACTAATCTTGCCTTGAATCTTTCTACTAAACCATCTGGCTTATACTTTATTTTGTATACCCATTTGGATCCAATAGCCTTGTGCCCTTCAGGTAATGGTACTACATCCCAGGTCTGATTCTCCTCTAAAGCTTTTACCTCTTTTTGCATTGCATCAATCCATCTCTGATCTTCATGTGCTTGCTTATAAGAATAAGGCTCAGGCTCTTATAAAACATTGAACAAGGAAGCAACATAATCTGGTGGATAATATTCTACTGTCTGAAGCACTTCAGCTTGAAACACAAATGCTTGAGCCAGACCAGCAGTAGATTGCTGACCAGGTATCTTACATTGGTACCCATGTAACCAAGTACTTAGCTGCCTAGGTCTAGTAGATCTTCTTACATGAACACCATCAGAAGTTGGATTACTTGGACTTGGATCAGGGACAATAGCTTCTGTGGTAGAAACATGCTCTTCAACAGAAGCCGAGGGTGGATTACCACCAACAGATTGTACAGGTGAAACCTGAACATGTACAATAACTGTAGAGGTTTCAGGATTCACTAGATTACTGGTTGTAATGTGCAAGTCCTCATGGGGCTTGTCTTGATGAAATGGAAAGACCTGTTCTTTAAATACTACATCTCTACTAACAAAAATTTTATGCAATTTTAAATCATACAACTTATATCCCTTTTGGTTATGAGAATAACCAATAAAAACACATTCCCTTGCTTTACTTCCAAACTTATCACTATAAGTAGGTGGCATTGTGGCATAACATAAACATCCAAATGTTCTTAATGTATCATATAAAGGAACAGAACCAAAAAGTAACTCATATGGTGTCTTGTTATCAATAACAGGTGTAGCCATAAGATTCATTAAATGAGTAGCAGTCAACAAACAATCTCCCCAAAACTTAATAGGGAGGTTAGCATGAAGTTTTAATGGTCTTGCAGTCTCCAATAAGTGTCTATGCTTGCGTTCTACCCTACCATTTTGTTGGGGTGATCCAACAACACTGGTTTGATGAACAATCCCTCTGTCCTTAAAAAGAGAACCACATACCTCCTGAAGAAACTCAGTCCCATTGTCAGACCTAATGATCTTAATATTTGCATCAAAATGTGTATGAACATAAGTGATAAAATTTTTGATCAAATGAACAACTTGATCTTTAGTTTGGAAAAGGATGGTCCAAATATTCCTTGAGAAATCATCCAAAATAGTCAAGAAATACTTGGCACCAGTCATTGAAGGGATCTTATATGGACCCCAAACATCCATATGtaataaaacaaaacaagaagATGCTCTATGTGTACTAGCAGGGAAAGGTAACCTATGATGCTTGGCAAGAATACACGATTTACAGTGAAACTTATCATTATTAACCACATGAGAAAAACCAGATACAAACTTGAGCTTATTAATTGACATATGACCAAGTCTCTCATGAAGTAAAACTACAAATTTATTATTAGCAGCTGAAACAGATGACTTAGATTTAGAAGTATTACTATCCAAAGCCTGAAACTTATTTAGCACTAGTTGTCTAATTTGATTAGCTAAAGAAATAGAACAAGAATTATCATGCTGTTTGTGAAACTTATATAGATCACCAATCCTCCTGCCCCTAGCCACAACAAGCTTACTTGAAGGGTCCTGAAACAAACAACCATGTGAGGTAAAAACAACAGACAACTTATGACAATCAAGAAGCTTACTTACAGACAACAAATTTTGCTTAAAGTCTGGAATTAAAAACACATTAGATAAAGTAATCTTGTCAGTGAGAAAAATAGTACCCATTTTATGAACCAACTTAATAGTCCCATCAGGTAAACCAACCCTAATGGGATTCTTAAAAACATGAACATTAGCTAGAATGGAACAATCATATGTCATATGATCAGATGCACCCGTATCAATAAGCCAATCAAGCATATATGGAGATGTATTAGTAGTATAAGCATATGAAGTAGCAGTGGTCATACCTGCAAAATTAGCAGTGGACAAAGCAGGTTGTTGATCATAAATTCTTTTCAGAACCTGATCAACAACAGAAGTAATTAATCCATCAAGCATATCAGAATTAAGAGAAACTGCAGAATCAGGAACATTATTGACCATATTACAACCAGCTGTCCCAGTAGCATCCAAACAGGAACTATCCAGAGGAGATTCTTGTAACACATCAGCAGAATGAGCTCCCTTCTGAGGAAAACCAGTTGCAGACTGCTGAACCTTTTCTTTACCCGTATTTTTGTCACCAGGAAAACCCCTTATCACAAAACAATTAGCTGGATTATGCCCCTTCTTTCCACAATGAGGACACTTCTTTAGTCCAAAACAAGTTGCCCTGGTATGACCATCCATGTTGCAATTGTCACAGTGTTTAACAGAAGCAGATTCACCATTAGGTGCACCAGAGAAAACAGGTTTCTTGGAGTCAGAAGGCCTGAAGCTAGCATATGCATTAACCTCGGTGAGAGAAGAGACAGCATCAGTTATTTGCTTATGCCTCTCTATTTTTTGTAACAGTGCTAACACCTTTTTGATAGATGGAAGAGGTTCGAGAGATAAGATCTGTGTCCTAATTCCATCATAAGTACTATTCAAGTTCATGAGAAACTGGATCACCTTCGCATTACTCTCCCTCTCTATCATCTTTTTCAGTAAATCACAAGAACAAAGCTGAATCTTGCCACAAGAGCATACAAGCAGTGGATCAAGAGAATCAAGAGTTTCCCACATATTTTTCATTTTGCTATAATATTCAACCAAAGACAAGTTGTCTTGAACTATTGCCTCCAAATCTTTAGTCAATTGATACACTTAAAAAGCATTTGAGACACCAAAACGCTCAAGCAACTCACCCCAAAACTGTTTAGATGAGGTTACATACTTAAAGTTTTCCCTCAGACTTTTATCCAAAGAATTAGACATCCAACGCATAACCATGAAATCACAGCGTTTCCACTGTTTGTATCTTTTATCAGTGGGAGGAGGGAGGACACAAGTGCCATCAATAAAGCCGTCTTTATTTTTGGCAGTCAAGGCCATAAGAACTTCTCTCTTCCAACCAACAAAATCATGaccttcaaagagaaaggaagTAAGAACAGCATTGGTTTGATCAGAAGTAGACAAGTATAGGGGATCATCATAATAATCGAAATTTGATGAagtatcaacagaatcaaactcAGGCATATTGATTAAATTCCAAGAAAAACAATGAATCAAATTGAACAGAAATAATGTGCGGAAGCGATATGATATACCTCGTGTTCTTGATGTGATTTAAACAAGAAACTGAGAGAAAATAACCCAAAAGAGATAATATTGAACTACTGATACCATGTAGAAACCAAGAACTCCATTGAAGTTGTTGAAGAATGAACGAGTAGAAGATGAAGATTAGAGTACAATTGAAGAATATAGAATGTATTGTGTATGATACTTAGGACGATTGATGTaacaatattgagagaattttgaTGAATGATATTTTTTATTATGAATTTGTTATCTTACAATGAGCCAGGTTGTTAGTATTTATAACAACTTTTGACTTCTTCTAACTAACCTTAGGAGTTAGTTAATTAACAACTCTAGTTAGTTAGCAACTAACTTTTAACTATAGCTATAACTAACTTAATAACCAATAATGCTACTGAAAGCGGAAAGAGAAGGAAGACtacaagggatcaaaatctcaaggCATAGTCCTTCTATCTCGAATTTGTTATAGGAGGATGATTGCGTCATTTGCTTTAAAGTTACCCCTGAAGTTTGTTTTACCTTGGGAGAGATAATTGAGAAATTTGGTGAACTTTCTGGCCAAATGATTAATTATCAAAAATCTTTCATCAAATTTAGCCCAAATGCACCAGATGAATTCAAGGAGTATATATGAAAAATATTCTGAAGGTTGCTTCCAGAGACGATTTTGGCCTTTATTTAGGAATTTCGATTGATATATAAAAAAAGAAAGATTCTCTCATTCCAATTCATTATCGACAGAGTAGCGAAAAAAATTCGGTTATAGGATGGCGTGCGATTTTCGCAAGCAGCAAAGATAATCTTGATCAATATGGTTTTAGTTGCATCTTTTAATCATATTTTAGCTACTTTGGCGGTTCCAAAGCAAATCTGCGCAAAAATTGAGACCTTATTCTTATGTTCTGGTGGAGAAATAGTTCTAAACTCGGTCCTTTCATTGGCTTCCCATATCAGTTGTCTGCGCTCCTAAGGAAAAAGGGGGAACCGGAATAATGAACCTGCCTACACTTAACCAAGCATTCTTATTCAAGCAGTATTGGAGAATTCATAATAATCAAGCTTCACTATTATCCAGAGTTTACAAAGTTTGGTATGCCAAAGATTTCGAATTAAGAGCTCTAATCCATCTTATGCATGAAGAGGTATTTGTAAAGCAACAAATTATCTCAAAGTTGGAATTGCTTACAAACTTGCAGATGGTAAATGCATCAACCTAACCTCAGATAAGTGGATAAATGGAGATTTGCCAGTACTTAATCCCAATCTGATTTGAGTCATATTGGTATGAATTTGATGACTCGGCCGGATGGGAAAT from Silene latifolia isolate original U9 population chromosome 3, ASM4854445v1, whole genome shotgun sequence harbors:
- the LOC141649801 gene encoding uncharacterized protein LOC141649801 — protein: MKNMWETLDSLDPLLVCSCGKIQLCSCDLLKKMIERESNAKVIQFLMNLNSTYDGIRTQILSLEPLPSIKKVLALLQKIERHKQITDAVSSLTEVNAYASFRPSDSKKPVFSGAPNGESASVKHCDNCNMDGHTRATCFGLKKCPHCGKKGHNPANCFVIRGFPGDKNTGKEKVQQSATGFPQKGAHSADVLQESPLDSSCLDATGTAGCNMVNNVPDSAVSLNSDMLDGLITSVVDQVLKRIYDQQPALSTANFAGMTTATSYAYTTNTSPYMLDWLIDTGASDHMTYDCSILANVHVFKNPIRVGLPDGTIKLVHKMGTIFLTDKITLSNVFLIPDFKQNLLSVSKLLDCHKLSVVFTSHGCLFQDPSSKLVVARGRRIGDLYKFHKQHDNSCSISLANQIRQLVLNKFQALDSNTSKSKSSVSAANNKFVVLLHERLGHMSINKLKFVSGFSHVVNNDKFHCKSCILAKHHRLPFPASTHRASSCFVLLHMDVWGPYKIPSMTGAKYFLTILDDFSRNIWTILFQTKDQVVHLIKNFITYVHTHFDANIKIIRSDNGTEFLQEVCGSLFKDRGIVHQTSVVGSPQQNGRVERKHRHLLETARPLKLHANLPIKFWGDCLLTATHLMNLMATPVIDNKTPYELLFGSVPLYDTLRTFGCLCYATMPPTYSDKFGSKARECVFIGYSHNQKGYKLYDLKLHKIFVSRDVVFKEQVFPFHQDKPHEDLHITTSNLVNPETSTVIVHVQVSPVQSVGGNPPSASVEEHVSTTEAIVPDPSPSNPTSDGVHVRRSTRPRQLSTWLHGYQCKIPGQQSTAGLAQAFVFQAEVLQTVEYYPPDYVASLFNVL
- the LOC141649800 gene encoding secreted RxLR effector protein 78-like; the encoded protein is MPSIISHNQQAFMSGCLISDGCLLAREIMNFITTRGTTCYAALKLDMNKAFDRVSWEFILSLLDKFEFSKALRLLIQQCITTVSYHILINGEPSDIIYPSCGILQGDPISPYIFIMCMEVLSPRTPLKLLKNERVEDED